CGGCGGTGTCCACGGGCTGGGAGCCGCGCCAGCCGAACAGCAGCGGGGCGGCGCGGATCGAGCGGATCTGCTCGGCGACCTCGCGGTCGGTGGCGGGGATGAGGCGGTGGGCGATATCGCCGAGCAGCTGGGAGGGCGCCCCGGCCAGGCCGAAGGAGAGGACGGCGCCGGCGGCGGGGTCGATGGCGGCGCGGACGACGGTGTCCACACCGCGCGGAACCATTGACTGGACGACCGGGCGCAGCTCCTCCGGGGAGCCGAGGTAGTCGGTCAATTCGGCGTAGGTACGGCGGAGTTCGGCCTCGCCGGCGATGTCCAGGCGTACGCCGCCGAGGTCGGGGCGGTGGCGCAGATGGGGTGCGGTGGTCTTGAGGGCCACCGGGTAGCCGAGGCGGGCGGCGGCGCGGACGGCGGTGTCCGGGTCGGGGGCCGGGAGGACGGGGAGCGTGTGGATGCCGTAACGGGCGAGCAGGGCCTCGGCGTCCTGGGGCGGCACCGGGACGGAGCGGCTGGTGGGGACGTCAGGGCCGAGCCGGTCCAGGAGGCGCTCGATGTCGGCGCCGGCCGCGGCCTCCTGGATGTCGTCGTACTCCGGCACCCGGCCCGGGTCGGCGGCCTCCCGGCGCCAGGCGGCGTAGCGGACGGCCTCGGCGAGCGAGCGGACGGCGCGCTCGGCGGCGGGGTAGGCGGGGATCCGGAGGGGCTCACGGCGGGGCCGGCGCGGGATGCCGGCCTCGGCGTCGCGGGCCGGGGTCGCCTGGCGTGCGGCGAGGGTGGGCGGCGGTCCGGTGGGGGCCGGGGGGCGTGGGAAGTGGGACGGGGCGGGCGGGATCGGCGGGGGCGGCGGGGCCGGGGCCGGGTTGATGGTGCGGGCCGCCGGCTCGGGGCGGGCCGCCTGGTCGCGCGCGGGAGCTGAGGACTCGGCCGACGGTGCCGGTGCCGGTGCCGGTGCCGCGAGCGTCTGCGCCAGGTCGTCCATCGCGAGGTGGACGACCGTGACCGGCTTCTCCGGGTGGGCGGCCGCCGCGGTGCGCAGGGCGTCGGCGAGCGCGGCGCCCTCACTGCCGCCCGGGGAGACGGCGGCCCCCTCCCCCACCCAGGGGATGGCCGTGACGACCACGGCGTCGCAGCCGTCCGCGGACAGCGCCTCGGCGAGCGCTGCCCGGAAGTCGTCCGGTGTCGCGGCGGAGGCCAGCACACGGGGGCGCTGCGGGCGCAGCCCCTCGGTCAGGCAGGCGTCGTACGCCAGCAGCGCCAGCGACTCGGAGTTGCCGAGGATGGCGATCCGCGGGCCGGCCGGCAACGGCTGGGAGGCCAGCAGCAGCCCGGCGTCGATCAGCTCGGTGACCGTGTCCACCCGGATCACTCCGGCCTGGCGCATCAGGGCGGCGACGGTGCTGTCGGGGACCCGGACGGTGGGCACGGCATGGCCGGGCGGAGCGGTGCCGTTGTGCCGGGCGCCCTTGGCGACCACCACCGGTTTGACGGCGGCGGTGCGGCGGGCGAGCCGGGCGAACTTGCGGGGGTTGCCGATGGACTCCAGATAGAGGATCACGACATCGGTGTCCGGGTCCTCGTACCAGTACTGGAGCAGGTCGTTGCCGGAGACATCGGCGCGGTTGCCGGCCGAGACGAAGGCGGAGATACCGGCGATCCCGCCGTCACCGGGGCCGCGCGCATGCAGTCCGCTGAGCAGGGCGATGCCGATGGCGCCGGACTGGGTGAACAGGCCGATGTGGCCGGCGCCGGGCATCTGCGGGGCGAGGGAGGCGTTCAGCCGGACGTCGGGGGCGGTGTTGATCAGGCCGAAGGCGTTGGGCCCGATCAGCCGCATGCCGTACGAGCGGGCCTGGCGGAGCAGGGCGCGCTGCCGCTCCCTGCCGTCCGGGCCCGCCTCGGCGTAGCCGGAGGACAGGACCAGCACGCCCTGGACGCCGTGTTCGCCGCAGTCGCGGATCACGTCGGGGACGCTGTCCGCGGGGACGGCGATGACGGCGAGGTCGACCGGGTCGGTGATCTCCCGCAGGGTGCGGACGGCCGGTACGTCTTCGGGGTCAAGCCGCTGCAGGTCCTCGGGGAAGGCGTGGTTGACGGCGTGCACCCGGCCGGTGAAGCCGGAGTCCAGGAGGCTGCGCAGGGCGGTACGGCCGACGCCGCCGGGGGTCCGGCCGGTGCCGATGACGGCGACCGAGCCCGGCGCGAGCAGCCGCTGTACGGAGCGGGCCTCGGCGCGCTGCTCACGGCCGCGCATCACGGCCATGGACTGCTCGGTCGGCTCCAGATCGAATTCGAGGCGGACCACGCCGTCCTCGAAGGTGCGCTTGTGGGTGTAGCCAGCGTCGGTGAACACCTTGATCATCTTGGAGTTCGCGGGGAGTACCTCGGCGGCGAACCGGCGGATGCCGCGTTCGCGGGCGACGGCCGCGATGTGCTCCAGGAGGGCGGAGGCGACTCCGCGGCCCTGATGGGCGTCCTGGACGAGGAAGGCGACCTCCGCCTGGTCGTCCTCGGGGTTCTTTGCGGGCAGCCCCTGCTCGTTGATCCGGTCGTAGCGGACGGTGCCGATGAACTCGCCGCCGATCGTGGCGGCGAGCCCGACCCGGTCGACATAGTCGTGGTGGGTGAAACGGTGCACATCGCGGTCGGACAGACGCGGGTAGGGCGCGAAGAAGCGGTAGTACTTCGACTCGTCCGAAACCTGCTCGTAGAAGGAGACCAGCCGCTCGGCGTCATCGGTGGTGATGGGGCGGATCCGCGCCGTGCCGCCGTCACGCAGCACCACGTCGGCTTCCCAGTGGGTCGGGTACGCGTGCTCCGGCGGCGTCTGCATGCGGACAGCGTACGACCGGCCACCGACAACCGGCCCGGCGCGCGTACGCTCGGGGTGCGGGGCAGGCCGGTGCGCCGTAGGGCGTACGGCCTGCCGGGCCTTCCCCGGGCCCCACAGCCGTAAAGGCCAGGACGAAGGGCTGGCGGACCACACACCGCAGCGTGAGAGACTGGTCTAGACAACTGTCACGACTTTGAAGGGCAACACCATGGCAGAGCGCCGCGTCAATGTCGGTTGGGCCGAGGGCCTGCACGCCCGCCCCGCGTCGATCTTCGTCCGTGCGGCCACCGCCTCCGGCGTCCCGATGACGATCGCCAAGGCTGATGGCAACCCCGTCAACGCGGCCTCCATGCTCGCGGTCCTCGGCCTGGGCGCCCAGGGCGGCGAGGAGATCGTGCTGGCCTCCGACGCCGAGGGCGCCGAGGCGGCGCTCGACCGTCTGGCCAAGCTCGTCGCCGAGGGTCTCGAGGAACTGCCCGAGACCGTCTGAGTCCGCCAGGACTTCTGCCGTCTGCGGCGGCCCCGCCGTGGTGACCGGATCGGTTGCCGCGGCGGGGCCGTTTTGCTGGGCCGGCATGCGGGACTCCGGCGGGGGTGACGGTCCGCCGTGCCCGGTGGGTTTGCGCGGCGATGCCGCATGCGCCGCTGTGCATTCCGCGGGACAGGGCGCGGAATTGCGGGGTGGCCGCCGACCAGGAGCCGTCATGAAAAGCGCACGCCATTAAGCGAACGCGGTGCGATAAATATAGGCACGGCAAATGCAGGCTCGGACCGAATAAAGCATCGCTCTGCTGAAGCACCGCTCTGCACGGCCGCAGCAAATTTCGCGCTTCTTTGTATACGGGGCGATTGTTAAGGGCGGACGCGTGCCGTGTTGACGGGCGGTTTCGGATCCCTCACCTCGGCCTTGGCGGGGAGCCGCAGCCGGTAGACCGGAAGTGAGCGCTCGACATGAGCCGCCATCAGGGCGCGCGCCCGTTCGGCGTCCC
This genomic stretch from Streptomyces nigrescens harbors:
- a CDS encoding bifunctional GNAT family N-acetyltransferase/acetate--CoA ligase family protein, whose product is MQTPPEHAYPTHWEADVVLRDGGTARIRPITTDDAERLVSFYEQVSDESKYYRFFAPYPRLSDRDVHRFTHHDYVDRVGLAATIGGEFIGTVRYDRINEQGLPAKNPEDDQAEVAFLVQDAHQGRGVASALLEHIAAVARERGIRRFAAEVLPANSKMIKVFTDAGYTHKRTFEDGVVRLEFDLEPTEQSMAVMRGREQRAEARSVQRLLAPGSVAVIGTGRTPGGVGRTALRSLLDSGFTGRVHAVNHAFPEDLQRLDPEDVPAVRTLREITDPVDLAVIAVPADSVPDVIRDCGEHGVQGVLVLSSGYAEAGPDGRERQRALLRQARSYGMRLIGPNAFGLINTAPDVRLNASLAPQMPGAGHIGLFTQSGAIGIALLSGLHARGPGDGGIAGISAFVSAGNRADVSGNDLLQYWYEDPDTDVVILYLESIGNPRKFARLARRTAAVKPVVVAKGARHNGTAPPGHAVPTVRVPDSTVAALMRQAGVIRVDTVTELIDAGLLLASQPLPAGPRIAILGNSESLALLAYDACLTEGLRPQRPRVLASAATPDDFRAALAEALSADGCDAVVVTAIPWVGEGAAVSPGGSEGAALADALRTAAAAHPEKPVTVVHLAMDDLAQTLAAPAPAPAPSAESSAPARDQAARPEPAARTINPAPAPPPPPIPPAPSHFPRPPAPTGPPPTLAARQATPARDAEAGIPRRPRREPLRIPAYPAAERAVRSLAEAVRYAAWRREAADPGRVPEYDDIQEAAAGADIERLLDRLGPDVPTSRSVPVPPQDAEALLARYGIHTLPVLPAPDPDTAVRAAARLGYPVALKTTAPHLRHRPDLGGVRLDIAGEAELRRTYAELTDYLGSPEELRPVVQSMVPRGVDTVVRAAIDPAAGAVLSFGLAGAPSQLLGDIAHRLIPATDREVAEQIRSIRAAPLLFGWRGSQPVDTAALAELLLRVSRLVDDHPEVVGVDLEPVVVAAQGLSVLGATVRLARPPATTDLGPRRLPVY
- a CDS encoding HPr family phosphocarrier protein, which gives rise to MAERRVNVGWAEGLHARPASIFVRAATASGVPMTIAKADGNPVNAASMLAVLGLGAQGGEEIVLASDAEGAEAALDRLAKLVAEGLEELPETV